In the Patescibacteria group bacterium genome, CAACAGGGGTAATGACAAACAATTAATATTTTTAGATAGTGCTGATAAGGCCCGATTTCTTTTTCTTATTCTTTATTTCCAATCAAATATAACCTTTGATAAACCAGGTAGACAAGTATCGTATTTTATAAAAAATAAGACATTCAATCTCTCTCAAAAAATAACTAAACAAATCCAAGACGAAAGAATGGTTGAATTGATTAATTTTACATTTATGCCGAACCATTTTCATCTAACAATGAGGGAGGTAAAAGAAGGTGGTATCTCTTATTACATGCAGAGGGTCTTAAATTCTTATACAAAGTATTTTAATGCTAAATATAAAAAGTCCGGTCATTTATTCCAGGGGCCCTATCAAGTTGTCCACGTAGAAGACAATGAACAACTTCTTCACCTTTCTGCTTATATCCACCGAAACGCAAGGGAAATAAAAAAATATAAAAATAAAGAAGATCAATATCCGTGGTCAAGTTTCCATGATTACATTAACGAAAATAGATGGGGTGGACTTCTGGAGACAACTATTATTTTTAATCAATTTTCTAATCATAAACAATATAAAGATTTTGTGGATACAAGTGGAACAAAATTATAGATTTAATATAGTGTCCAACACTCGGTGTTGGACACCTCGGTGTTGGACACCTAAGAGCAATGTCCAGCATTATGGCAATTTATCCATATTTTCCCAAATGTCCAACACCGAGTGTTGGACATTATTGGGCAACTAATCATCAAATTTTAGAAACCACTCTTTAGGATTAGATTCTCTCTTTAGGATTTCTACCCATTCCTTATCAAGATCAGATACTCTTAAAAATTCTTTATCTTCCCTGAAGAGAGGATTGACTGCTCGGGATTTTACCAGCAATTTGGCATCGTAACCACTTGGACTATTTGTGATGTTAATTTTAAAATCAGCTCTGTCAAAAAGTCTTTTTAATTCATCATCTTTGCTTGTATAAAACCTGAGCTTATCCAAGACATAATTATCGGTTTTATATAAATCTTCAATGGTTATATATCTCTTACTTAGTCCGTGTTTTAGAAAATCACCTCCACATCTAAACATGACAGCAGTATGTATGCCAGTCCAATACTTATCATTCATATCCATAAAATATTTCGCAAATTTTTTTGCCGTTTCAAAATCATCAAAATACCATTTGCCGTCTTCCGTTTTTAATTTATCAAGGAAGAGCTTTATGGAGTCATCGTCTATAAGCTCAGACGCCCTTCCATCACGCAATGAATAATCTATCCTATCTGCACACAAATCCGGTAAATCCCTCTCTTTAAGAGGGAAATTCTTGTCATCGATTATATAATCAACATCAAACCCATGTTTATTAAGAATCGAGGGAATTTGAGTCTTATTCTTAATAAAGTCTTCGAAAATATTATCCTGATGATCATGGTCTTTTTCAGATCCTTCGTCTAACACATAATCTATACAATGAGAGAAAGCTGAATGAGAAATATCGTGTATAAGACCGGCTATCTGCTCTTCTAGTGGCGCGCCGAATTTTTTAAGCAAGATATACACACCGACAGAATGCTCAAAACGAGTTACTTTATTTCTCTTTATATGAGGTTTGAAATAACCCGCCTGATCCACCCCTTTCAACCTTTGAAAATCAGGTGAATTTATAATTTCTAAAATAACCGGTTCGTCAATCTCAACCTCCCCATAAATTTTATCTTCATAGAGCATATTACTTCTTCGCGATGATACTTTTTTTGTAAACATCAAGATGTTCAAGAGCGATACCTGTGCCTTTTGCCACACAGAAGAGAGCGTCGTCGGCAATCTTCACTTGGATTCCGGTTGAGCGATAAATAAGTTCGTCGATATTTCGTAAGAGTGACGATCCTCCTGTCATAATTATACCCTTATCAATAATATCCGAAGCCAATTCCGGCGGAGTCTCTTGAAGCACTATCTTAATCGCTTTTACTATTTCTCTTAATTCGCCGTCTATCGCTTTTACTATTTCATTAGTTGACACATCTGCGCTCCTAGGCAAACCGGTAAGAAAATCTCTGCCTTTTATCTTATGAGTAAGCTCATCTTCAATGGGAACCGCCGACCCTATGGCAATCTTTATCTCTTCTGCCGTCCTGTCGCCTATGGCCAAATTAAATGTTTTCTTAATATAATCAGCAATGGCTTGATCAATCTTATTGCCGGCCACTTTTGCGGAAATTGAAGAAACTATTCCTCCAAGAGAAATCACGGCAGCGTCTGTAGTGCCTCCGCCGATATCAACAATCATACACCCTTGCGGTTCATGGATCGGGATACCTGCTCCTATTGCCGCAAGTATCGGTTCCTTAACGACATAAGCTGACTTAGCGCCGGCCTTTATAGCCGCTTCAACAACAGCTCGACGCTCGGTAGAAGTAACGCCAGCCGGTACGGAAACCATTACCTCAGGTTTAAAAAGATTAAACTTCCCAAGAGCTTTTTTTATATAATAACGAAGCATTGCTTCAGTAACACGATAGTCGGCTATTACGCCGTCTTTCATCGGTCTATAAGCAATAATATCATCCGGCGTCTTGCCTATCATATTTTTTGCCTCATCGCCCACAGCCAAAACTCTATTATCAGACTGAGAAACAACCACAACGGAAGGTTCATTTAAAATAACACCGCTTCCCGGTAGAAATACAAGAGTATTTGCCGTACCCAAATCTATTCCTAATTTTTTTACGAAAATTCCCATAACATTACTATAACTCTAGACTTTTTATGTTTTTTTTGCAACTATTTAGATTAAGATGACTCCTACAAACATTAGAGAAAGGCGAATTATCATGCTGATTTCATTTTTAGTATTCATTATTCTCGTACCGATAATAATACTTTATACCTCAGGATACAGAATAGACAAGAATCTGCACATTAGAAAGACCGGGGGGCTTTATATCTCATCCCCATTATCCGGAGCAAAAATTCTAGTAAATGAAAAAAATAAAGGTGAGACAAGCCTGCTCCAAGGAG is a window encoding:
- a CDS encoding transposase, whose product is MRKIQISVGEYYHLYNRGNDKQLIFLDSADKARFLFLILYFQSNITFDKPGRQVSYFIKNKTFNLSQKITKQIQDERMVELINFTFMPNHFHLTMREVKEGGISYYMQRVLNSYTKYFNAKYKKSGHLFQGPYQVVHVEDNEQLLHLSAYIHRNAREIKKYKNKEDQYPWSSFHDYINENRWGGLLETTIIFNQFSNHKQYKDFVDTSGTKL
- a CDS encoding HD domain-containing protein produces the protein MLYEDKIYGEVEIDEPVILEIINSPDFQRLKGVDQAGYFKPHIKRNKVTRFEHSVGVYILLKKFGAPLEEQIAGLIHDISHSAFSHCIDYVLDEGSEKDHDHQDNIFEDFIKNKTQIPSILNKHGFDVDYIIDDKNFPLKERDLPDLCADRIDYSLRDGRASELIDDDSIKLFLDKLKTEDGKWYFDDFETAKKFAKYFMDMNDKYWTGIHTAVMFRCGGDFLKHGLSKRYITIEDLYKTDNYVLDKLRFYTSKDDELKRLFDRADFKINITNSPSGYDAKLLVKSRAVNPLFREDKEFLRVSDLDKEWVEILKRESNPKEWFLKFDD
- a CDS encoding rod shape-determining protein produces the protein MGIFVKKLGIDLGTANTLVFLPGSGVILNEPSVVVVSQSDNRVLAVGDEAKNMIGKTPDDIIAYRPMKDGVIADYRVTEAMLRYYIKKALGKFNLFKPEVMVSVPAGVTSTERRAVVEAAIKAGAKSAYVVKEPILAAIGAGIPIHEPQGCMIVDIGGGTTDAAVISLGGIVSSISAKVAGNKIDQAIADYIKKTFNLAIGDRTAEEIKIAIGSAVPIEDELTHKIKGRDFLTGLPRSADVSTNEIVKAIDGELREIVKAIKIVLQETPPELASDIIDKGIIMTGGSSLLRNIDELIYRSTGIQVKIADDALFCVAKGTGIALEHLDVYKKSIIAKK